The window GCTCTTCCCCTTCCTCTCCCTGACAAGAAGAACATTGGTACTGCGGATATACATGGCGTACTACTACCTTGGAGGAGGGAATAACTGCAATAGCCTCTCTGACAAAAGAGCCGCTTTGTTTCATAGGAGAGCCACACTGACAAAAGGGGGCAGTGCCTTCATGGTTGAATTCAACCACAGGGGTATCGGCATCACAAGTGAGAAGGCGACTGCGGTTCAATCTTTTAGTAGAACTGGTAGCTTTGTTTTGAGTAAGCTGCTCATCGGAGTCGGTATGTTCCAATACATCAATAGTATTTTCATTCTCTGCTTCATCAAAGAACACCAACTGTCCGCTTATGGCAACCTCGCTCTTTTTACCATAGAGTTTTTGGGTAGCAGAAAGGTACAGCCTTTTCCAATGTTCAACTTCAACTGTCTTACTCTGCAGTTCATCTTCCAAGACTGCAGCACGCTCTTCCAAGGTGGTAACTCGGTCATGCAAAAGGCGGTTTTCAGCCTCTAAAGAATGGGTAGTAAGTGCTTCTTGATTCGGTGTTTTTTCCATGCCAAATAATAGCACATTTACAAGGTAATTACTAGTATCCTAACAAATTATGTTGTATTTTTACCTGTTTATTTTAGGCCTTTATGACTTCTCAAAAGGCCCATTTACCTTCGTTGGTAGGAAGTTTACGAAACACATCTTGGCCCTGTAAGAGACGCTTTACATCTTCAACAGAGAGTTGTATAGACTCTCTTTCATCCTGGGGCCAACGAAACGTTCCGCCGTTGAGTTTTTTAGTCATAAGCCAAAACCCTTCATCCCATACCAGAACCTTGAGAATACTTCGACTTTTGGAACAAAAGAGAAACATCGATTTAGACAAAGGATTAAGATTCATATGATCGACTACCAAGGCGGCTAGACTCAGTGCTCCGCTACGCATATCGGTAGGTCCCACCTTTACATAGTAGTCGTACAGATCAAAGTCAAAAAACATGAGTCTCTTCCAAAGCCGAGAGTACCATCGAAAGAGCTGCCTTACTGCTGTGTGGAGTAACTTCGATTGCACAGGATTTGAAAAGAATCCTCACCGGTTCACAGTCAGGGGGAATCGATGTTTCCTT of the Bacteroidia bacterium genome contains:
- the tnpB gene encoding IS66 family insertion sequence element accessory protein TnpB (TnpB, as the term is used for proteins encoded by IS66 family insertion elements, is considered an accessory protein, since TnpC, encoded by a neighboring gene, is a DDE family transposase.); this encodes MFFDFDLYDYYVKVGPTDMRSGALSLAALVVDHMNLNPLSKSMFLFCSKSRSILKVLVWDEGFWLMTKKLNGGTFRWPQDERESIQLSVEDVKRLLQGQDVFRKLPTNEGKWAF